In Bacillota bacterium, the DNA window AAACTGATCAGAGCGGATCCGGCGCACCAGTGTGTCATTAATCACCTGTTCCGGGAACGGACCATCCCAGCGAACACCGGTCAAATCAATTACCATCCGATCCGGATTAGTCAGCAAAAAGCTTTCATACGCGGCAAATCCATCCAAATCAATAAAAACCCGCGATCTGGGTCCTCCCATAAACACAATCTTTTTCAACACCGGCGTACCAATAGTTGTGCTCTGCTCCGGATTAAGAAATTCGGGCAGATTCAAATCAGCCGGCTCTCCTTCTGCTCGAGCCCTAACCCAATCCGCCAGTTCATCTGATAAGTTTATGTAAAGAACTGCCTGCTTAGCATCAAAAGACAGCTGCAGACCTAATAAATCCACAACAAAACGAAGAGGAATCATAAACTCCCCATCGACAGCTTGGGGAGCAACATCCATAATCTGCTCTTCCCCATTCACCTTTGCTGTCGGCGAACCGATCTCCATTATAATAGTGTGGGTTGGGAATGAGATGGAAAGCTTACCTGCTTCCAAATCACTTTCCACGTCAGCAGCCATGTAGTCTCTCAGTACTGAAGCCGGAATTAGGATATTGCCATTCACTACCTGAGATGCTGCCAGTTCTACCTTCTGCCCACCAATATAGAAGCTGAAAGCAGCATCTGCGGCAGAATTTGCTGAAAAAAACATAATAAGGGCGATAAATATTATTAGTCCGTATTTCTGCATGTTGATCCTCCTAAAAGCACGGTCAAACGATGTTTCGCTCTTGCTGATGGAAATTCCTGCCACAAAAATAATGCCCTATTACTATATGTTTTCTGCTCTCTCCGTGTCAAAGCAGTTGCAGAAAATGCTTCCACCTTGCAGGATAAGTCCTGGTTTGCTATACTATAAATACCAATAGTAAGGGGGAAGCTGCGTGGCTGACGACATCAAAGTTATTGTTGAAAATCGCAAGGCGCGCCATGATTACCATATTATTGAAACCATCGAAGCAGGAATAGTTCTGACAGGAACCGAAGTCAAGTCATTAAGACTGGGCCGGGTTAATGTGCGGGACAGCTTTGCCAGGGTTAAAGATGGCGAAGTATTTCTCCATGGAATGCACATCAGCCCTTATGAGCAGGGCAACCGCTTTAACCACGACCCGCTGCGCATCCGCAAGCTGCTGCTGCATCGGCGGGAGATCAATCGCCTTGTGGGCAAGA includes these proteins:
- the smpB gene encoding SsrA-binding protein SmpB, with amino-acid sequence MADDIKVIVENRKARHDYHIIETIEAGIVLTGTEVKSLRLGRVNVRDSFARVKDGEVFLHGMHISPYEQGNRFNHDPLRIRKLLLHRREINRLVGKIQERGYTMVPLKLYWKNGRCKVELALVKGKRLHDKRETLARKDAERRIERVLKSTNYH